Proteins co-encoded in one Acidovorax sp. 69 genomic window:
- the kdsA gene encoding 3-deoxy-8-phosphooctulonate synthase, which produces MQLCGFNVGLDQRFFLIAGTCSIEGLEMSLDVAGQLKEACTALGVPLIYKGSFDKANRSSGTSKRGVGIDAGLKILDEVRRQLQLPILTDVHDTSHVAEVASVVDVLQTPAFLCRQTDFIRAVAQSGKPVNIKKGQFLAPWDMKNVIDKARAAAAEVGLSEDRFLACERGVSFGYNNLVADMTSLAEMRNSGAPVVFDVTHSVQKPGGLGAVSGGARDMVPVLARAGVAAGVAGLFMETHPKPAEAWSDGPNAVPLKHMRALLETLVSLDDITKKSGFLENNFGV; this is translated from the coding sequence ATGCAGCTGTGCGGATTCAACGTCGGCCTGGACCAGCGCTTCTTCCTGATCGCGGGCACTTGCTCCATCGAAGGCCTGGAGATGTCGCTCGACGTCGCGGGTCAGCTCAAGGAAGCCTGCACGGCCTTGGGCGTTCCCTTGATCTACAAGGGCTCGTTCGACAAGGCGAACCGCTCGTCCGGCACCAGCAAGCGCGGCGTCGGCATCGACGCTGGTCTGAAGATCCTGGATGAAGTGCGCCGCCAGCTGCAGCTGCCCATACTGACCGACGTGCACGACACCTCGCATGTGGCCGAGGTGGCCAGCGTGGTGGACGTGCTGCAGACGCCCGCCTTCCTGTGCCGCCAGACCGACTTCATCCGCGCTGTGGCGCAGTCGGGCAAGCCGGTAAACATCAAAAAGGGCCAATTTCTTGCGCCCTGGGACATGAAAAACGTCATCGACAAGGCCCGCGCTGCCGCGGCGGAAGTCGGCCTGTCAGAAGACCGATTCCTCGCCTGTGAGCGTGGCGTGAGCTTTGGCTACAACAACCTCGTGGCCGACATGACCAGCCTGGCCGAGATGCGAAACTCCGGCGCGCCGGTGGTGTTCGATGTGACCCACTCGGTGCAAAAACCCGGCGGCCTGGGTGCCGTGAGCGGTGGCGCGCGCGACATGGTGCCGGTGCTGGCCCGGGCGGGCGTGGCGGCTGGTGTGGCGGGCCTGTTCATGGAAACCCACCCCAAGCCCGCAGAGGCCTGGTCGGACGGGCCCAACGCCGTGCCCCTGAAGCACATGAGGGCGCTGCTGGAAACGCTGGTGTCGCTGGACGACATCACCAAGAAAAGCGGATTCCTAGAAAACAACTTTGGAGTTTGA
- a CDS encoding CTP synthase, with the protein MTKFVFVTGGVVSSLGKGIASASLAAILESRGLKVTLIKLDPYINVDPGTMSPFQHGEVFVTDDGAETDLDLGHYERFIETRMKKTNNFTTGKIYQSVLEKERRGDYLGKTVQVIPHVTNEIQEFIKRGAGIGTPDAVDVAIVEIGGTVGDIESLPFLEAVRQLSLKLGPNNAAFVHLTYLPWIATAGELKTKPTQHTVQELRKIGIQPDALLCRAQHPVPTEEREKISLFTNVPEWGVISMWDVDTIYKVPRMLHEQGLDGLICDKLRLNTPPTSLKRWDELVHETEHPQGEVTIAMVGKYVDLSDSYKSVNEALRHAGMRNHVRVKIDHIDSETIDSADVTARLAKYDAILVPGGFGARGVEGKISTARYAREHKVPYLGICLGMQVATIEYARHVAGLANANSTEFDPTTPHPVIALITEWKDADGTIKKRDENSDLGGTMRLGAQSSDVSKDTLAHSIYGDVVTERHRHRYEANVNYLDQLRKAGLVISALTQREELTEIVELPKTVHPWFIGVQFHPEFKSTPWNGHPLFNAFIKAAVEHQQAAKA; encoded by the coding sequence ATGACCAAATTTGTCTTCGTCACCGGCGGTGTGGTGTCTTCCCTCGGTAAGGGAATCGCCTCAGCCTCCCTTGCCGCGATCCTTGAATCGCGGGGACTCAAAGTCACCCTCATCAAGCTTGATCCCTACATCAACGTAGATCCGGGCACCATGTCTCCTTTCCAGCACGGCGAGGTTTTTGTGACCGACGACGGCGCAGAAACCGACCTGGACCTGGGCCACTATGAGCGTTTCATCGAAACGCGCATGAAGAAAACCAACAACTTCACCACGGGCAAGATTTACCAATCCGTGCTGGAGAAGGAACGCCGCGGCGACTACTTGGGCAAGACCGTGCAGGTCATTCCCCATGTCACCAACGAAATCCAGGAATTCATCAAGCGCGGCGCGGGTATCGGAACGCCCGATGCCGTGGATGTGGCCATTGTGGAAATCGGCGGCACGGTGGGCGACATCGAATCGCTGCCTTTCCTGGAAGCCGTGCGCCAGCTCAGCCTGAAGCTGGGGCCCAACAATGCCGCCTTCGTGCACCTGACCTACCTGCCGTGGATTGCCACCGCAGGCGAGCTCAAGACCAAACCCACGCAACACACCGTGCAAGAGCTGCGCAAAATCGGTATTCAGCCTGATGCGTTGCTGTGCCGTGCCCAACATCCCGTGCCCACCGAAGAGCGCGAGAAAATCTCGCTGTTCACCAACGTGCCTGAGTGGGGTGTGATCAGCATGTGGGATGTGGACACCATCTACAAAGTGCCCCGCATGCTGCACGAACAGGGTCTCGACGGCCTCATTTGCGACAAGCTGCGCCTGAACACGCCCCCCACCAGCCTCAAGCGCTGGGATGAGCTGGTCCATGAAACCGAGCACCCGCAAGGCGAAGTCACCATCGCCATGGTCGGCAAGTATGTCGATCTGTCGGACAGCTATAAATCAGTCAACGAAGCGCTGCGTCACGCCGGCATGCGCAACCATGTGCGGGTCAAAATCGACCACATTGACTCCGAGACCATCGACAGTGCTGACGTAACGGCACGGCTGGCAAAATACGACGCCATCCTCGTGCCCGGCGGCTTTGGCGCTCGCGGCGTCGAGGGCAAGATCAGCACCGCACGCTACGCCCGTGAGCACAAGGTACCCTATCTGGGCATCTGCTTAGGCATGCAGGTAGCCACCATAGAATACGCGCGCCATGTGGCAGGCCTGGCCAACGCCAACAGCACCGAGTTCGACCCCACCACCCCCCACCCCGTGATCGCACTGATCACCGAGTGGAAGGATGCGGACGGCACCATCAAGAAGCGTGATGAGAACTCGGACCTGGGCGGCACCATGCGCCTGGGCGCGCAAAGCTCGGATGTGTCCAAGGACACGCTGGCCCACAGCATCTACGGCGACGTAGTGACCGAGCGCCACCGCCACCGCTACGAAGCCAACGTGAACTACCTGGACCAGCTGCGCAAAGCGGGGCTCGTGATCTCGGCGCTCACACAGCGCGAGGAACTCACCGAAATCGTGGAGCTACCGAAGACAGTGCACCCCTGGTTCATCGGCGTGCAGTTCCATCCCGAGTTCAAGTCCACGCCCTGGAACGGCCATCCGCTGTTCAATGCCTTCATCAAGGCGGCCGTGGAACACCAGCAAGCGGCGAAAGCCTGA